The following proteins are co-located in the Aquarana catesbeiana isolate 2022-GZ linkage group LG02, ASM4218655v1, whole genome shotgun sequence genome:
- the PIGW gene encoding phosphatidylinositol-glycan biosynthesis class W protein has protein sequence MSSKHLKEAFIRNLNGTSITEISSGLGVTTLSILFRGLLFICLHRKTSVISNSWKGDFFIDYVLLVLPLVLSCTIFSDVLHIVLLCIVALCLVLFYCISTKRNKSIKASLRNICQSFLNAHVGNGTVPAVTTLRVSLNVLTAVSILGVDFPIFPRRYAKTETYGTGVMDIGVGCFIFGNALVSPEARTQERVACSHVKKQVLSVWPLIVLGLARLISVKAIDYQEHVTEYGVHWNFFFTLAIVRVLSSLLLSLVPPQRIWFVAATIIIGYQLFLEVTDLKSFLLYGSDGQGTRVGFLNANREGIFSVIGYVGIYMIGVQVGLYVLKKRILVKEWIRAICSLVILSSVLFISIIVLEIYVEPVSRRMANLPFCLWIVGQCVAWLCSFLICDLILAFAEYMTPGSNVQSTWNIQNSSHPSIKKVTPTKDSKKEAHQCLIEAINRNQLLYFLIANILTGIVNMTIDTMHSSSLFSLFMLVFYMFSNCLIVYLLHIKNISVKFW, from the coding sequence ATGTCATCAAAGCATCTTAAGGAAGCATTTATAAGAAATCTCAACGGGACCAGCATTACAGAGATCTCATCAGGCTTGGGTGTAACGACTCTTTCCATCCTATTCAGAGGATTGTTGTTTATTTGCCTCCACCGTAAAACTTCTGTGATAAGTAATTCATGGAAAGGTGACTTTTTCATTGACTACGTTCTCTTGGTACTTCCACTGGTACTGTCATGCACAATCTTCTCTGATGTCCTACACATAGTTTTGTTATGTATTGTGGCACTTTGCTTAGTGCTGTTTTACTGCATAAGCACAAAGAGAAATAAGTCTATAAAGGCATCCCTTCGTAATATCTGCCAGTCCTTCCTGAATGCACACGTGGGGAATGGGACCGTCCCAGCTGTTACAACTTTGCGTGTGTCACTTAATGTACTCACTGCAGTTTCCATACTTGGTGTGGATTTTCCCATCTTCCCCAGGCGCTATGCGAAAACAGAGACTTACGGAACTGGGGTGATGGACATTGGAGTTGGATGCTTTATCTTTGGGAACGCTCTTGTTTCTCCAGAAGCTAGAACACAGGAAAGAGTGGCATGCTCACATGTAAAAAAACAGGTTCTGTCAGTATGGCCACTAATTGTTCTAGGACTTGCCCGGCTAATAAGTGTAAAAGCGATCGACTATCAAGAACATGTAACGGAGTATGGTGTCCACTGGAACTTTTTTTTCACTCTTGCAATTGTTCGGGTATTGTCATCGCTGCTGCTGAGTTTAGTGCCACCTCAAAGAATCTGGTTTGTAGCTGCCACCATCATTATAGGCTATCAGTTATTTTTGGAAGTGACTGATCTCAAGAGTTTTCTATTATACGGCAGTGACGGTCAAGGCACCAGAGTTGGTTTTTTAAATGCCAACAGAGAAGGTATTTTTTCTGTAATTGGTTATGTTGGAATATACATGATCGGAGTTCAAGTTGGACTATATGTTCTAAAGAAAAGGATATTGGTAAAGGAATGGATCAGAGCCATTTGCAGCTTGGTAATTCTGTCTTCTGTGTTGTTTATCAGCATTATTGTGCTTGAAATATATGTGGAACCTGTGTCCCGTAGAATGGCAAATTTGCCTTTTTGCTTATGGATCGTTGGCCAGTGTGTGGCTTGGCTGTGTTCATTTTTAATATGTGACCTCATTTTGGCATTTGCAGAGTATATGACTCCTGGTAGTAATGTACAAAGCACATGGAACATACAAAACTCTTCACATCCCTCTATCAAAAAGGTTACTCCTACCAAAGACTCCAAAAAGGAAGCTCATCAATGTCTTATTGAAGCTATCAACAGAAATCAGTTGCTCTACTTCTTGATCGCTAACATATTAACTGGAATCGTGAACATGACAATTGACACCATGCACAGCAGcagtttgttttctctctttatgCTTGTCTTTTATATGTTTTCTAACTGCTTGATAGTATACCTTTTACACATCAAAAATATTAGTGTTAAGTTCTGGTAG